The Phacochoerus africanus isolate WHEZ1 chromosome X, ROS_Pafr_v1, whole genome shotgun sequence genome has a segment encoding these proteins:
- the MORF4L2 gene encoding mortality factor 4-like protein 2, which produces MSSRKQGSQTRGQQSAEEDNFKKPTRSNMQRSKMRGASSGKKTAGPQQKNLEAALPGRWGGRSAENPPSGSVRKTRKNKQKTPGNGDGGSTSEAPQPPRKKRARADPTVESEEAFKNRMEVKVKIPEELKPWLVEDWDLVTRQKQLFQLPAKKNVDAILEEYANCKKSQGNVDNKEYAVNEVVAGIKEYFNVMLGTQLLYKFERPQYAEILLAHPDAPMSQVYGAPHLLRLFVRIGAMLAYTPLDEKSLALLLGYLHDFLKYLAKNAASLFTASDYKVASAEYHRKAL; this is translated from the coding sequence ATGAGTTCCAGAAAGCAGGGTTCTCAAACTCGTGGACAACAATCTGCAGAAGAAGACAACTTCAAAAAACCAACTAGAAGCAATATGCAGAGAAGTAAGATGAGAGGAGCCTCCTCAGGAAAGAAGACCGCTGGTCCACAGCAGAAGAATCTGGAAGCAGCACTCCCCGGCAGGTGGGGGGGTCGCTCTGCAGAGAACCCCCCTTCGGGGTCCGTGAGGAAGACCAGAAAGAACAAACAGAAGACCCCTGGAAATGGAGATGGTGGCAGTACCAGCGAAGCACCTCAGCCACCTCGGAAGAAAAGGGCCCGGGCTGACCCCACTGTGGAAAGTGAGGAGGCATTTAAGAATAGAATGGAAGTGAAAGTGAAGATTCCTGAAGAATTAAAACCATGGCTAGTTGAGGACTGGGACTTAGTTACCAGGCAGAAGCAGCTCTTTCAACTCCCTGCTAAGAAAAATGTAGATGCCATTCTGGAAGAGTATGCAAATTGCAAGAAATCGCAGGGAAATGTTGATAATAAGGAGTATGCGGTTAATGAAGTTGTGGCAGGAATAAAAGAGTATTTCAATGTGATGTTGGGCACTCAGCTGCTCTATAAATTTGAGAGGCCCCAGTATGCCGAAATCCTCTTGGCTCACCCTGATGCGCCCATGTCCCAGGTTTATGGGGCACCACACCTACTGAGATTATTTGTGAGAATTGGAGCAATGTTGGCATATACGCCCCTTGATGAGAAGAGCCTTGCATTATTGTTGGGCTATTTGCATGATTTCCTAAAATACCTGGCAAAGAATGCTGCGTCTCTGTTTACTGCCAGTGATTATAAAGTGGCTTCTGCTGAGTACCACCGCAAAGCCCTGTGA